One Polaribacter sp. SA4-12 genomic window carries:
- the xylE gene encoding D-xylose transporter XylE → MGKSTNSGYLIKLTLVATLGGLLFGYDTGVISGTVGSLDSFFVMPKGLSETAASAYKGFLVSSALIGCIIGGVFGGLVSKKLGRKKGLVLAAILFLISALGSAMPEMFIGTLGELDHTYSTIFIVYRIIGGIGVGLASMLSPLYIAEIAPANSRGKLISFNQLAIVGGFMVVYFVNYFISRSGGSDEWLNTVGWRWMFASEVIPAGLFLGLLFFVPDTPRSLMLKNKPAEALEVLIKVNGEVEGNKILSEIEVSMNEKSSGHILSFGWFVIIIGVLISVFQQFVGINVVLYYAPEIFKTISSGTDSALLMTILVGIVNFLFTIIAVNTVDKYGRKPLMIIGAAGMAVAMISLGFVFFSGATGYLALFCMMLYVASFAMSWGPVAWVLLAEIFPNKIRGRALAIAVAAQWISNYLVSLTFPMMNDNSYLTRLFNHGFAYWLYGVMSVLAMLFIMKYVPETKGKTLEEMEGLWKKK, encoded by the coding sequence ATGGGGAAATCAACAAATTCAGGATATCTTATTAAATTAACATTAGTCGCCACTTTAGGAGGCTTACTATTTGGATATGATACAGGTGTAATTTCAGGAACTGTAGGTTCTTTAGATAGTTTTTTTGTAATGCCAAAAGGTTTATCAGAAACAGCTGCGAGTGCATATAAAGGTTTTTTAGTTTCTAGTGCATTAATAGGTTGTATTATTGGTGGTGTTTTTGGAGGATTAGTAAGTAAAAAACTAGGAAGAAAAAAAGGATTAGTGCTTGCTGCAATTTTATTTTTAATTTCAGCCTTAGGTTCTGCAATGCCAGAAATGTTTATTGGTACTTTAGGTGAGTTAGACCATACGTATTCAACAATATTTATTGTGTATAGAATTATTGGAGGAATTGGAGTAGGTTTAGCATCAATGCTATCACCTCTTTATATTGCAGAAATTGCACCAGCTAATAGTAGAGGTAAATTAATTTCATTTAACCAACTAGCTATTGTTGGTGGTTTTATGGTGGTTTATTTTGTAAACTACTTTATATCTAGAAGTGGTGGTTCTGACGAATGGTTGAATACTGTTGGTTGGAGATGGATGTTTGCATCAGAAGTAATTCCTGCAGGATTATTTTTAGGATTATTGTTCTTTGTACCAGACACACCTCGTTCTTTAATGCTAAAAAATAAACCAGCAGAAGCTTTAGAGGTTTTAATTAAAGTGAATGGTGAAGTAGAAGGGAATAAAATTTTGTCTGAAATAGAAGTTTCTATGAATGAAAAATCTTCAGGACATATTTTATCTTTTGGTTGGTTTGTAATTATCATAGGAGTTTTAATTTCAGTTTTTCAACAGTTTGTAGGTATCAATGTCGTTTTATATTATGCACCAGAAATTTTTAAAACAATTTCATCAGGTACAGATAGTGCTTTATTAATGACGATTCTTGTAGGTATTGTAAACTTTTTATTTACTATTATTGCTGTAAATACTGTAGATAAATATGGTAGAAAACCATTAATGATTATTGGAGCTGCAGGTATGGCAGTCGCTATGATCTCTTTAGGTTTCGTCTTTTTCTCTGGTGCTACAGGCTATTTAGCATTGTTTTGTATGATGTTGTATGTTGCAAGTTTTGCGATGAGTTGGGGGCCAGTTGCTTGGGTTTTATTAGCAGAAATTTTTCCAAATAAAATTAGAGGAAGAGCCTTAGCAATTGCAGTTGCAGCACAATGGATTTCTAATTATTTAGTATCTTTAACATTTCCAATGATGAACGATAATTCCTATTTAACAAGACTATTTAATCATGGTTTTGCTTATTGGTTATATGGTGTTATGAGTGTCTTAGCAATGTTATTTATAATGAAATATGTTCCAGAAACGAAGGGTAAAACTTTAGAAGAAATGGAAGGTCTTTGGAAAAAGAAATAA
- a CDS encoding transketolase family protein yields the protein MNTKIDQQSADNIRALAVAMVEKANSGHPGGPMGGADFMHILYSEFFNFDPSDMTWAFRDRFFMDAGHLSTLMYAQYYLLGNYEKEDVANFRQWGSITPGHPEVDVARGIENTSGPLGQGHTMGVGAAIAAKFLKSRFGGWMDHKIYGFISDGGVQEEISQGAGRIAGHLGLNNFIMFYDSNDIQLSTPTDEVTSEDTEMKYKAWGWKVVTIDGHNHDEIRKALKDANNETEKPTLIIGKTIMGKGCVTSEGKTFEGECELHGQPIGASGADYTKTLLNLGANPESPFDIYEDVSEFYQNLLQRKIVEARDKKVNISIWRDAYPDKAKKLDFFLSGELPELDFEGIEHKSGLASRAASSGVLAYLAENVENMIVSSADLSNSDKTDGFLKKTHALKKGDFSGSFLQAGVAELTMSCIANGIALHGGIIPVVATFFVFSDYMKPAIRLSGIQELGVKYVWTHDAFRVGEDGPTHQPVEQEAQIRLLEKLKNHSGNPSFLALRPADSAETSVAWKMALENKNTPTGLILSRQGIKDLPTKGASSRYQEALAAEKGGYLVKEVENPDVVLVANGSEVATLVEAAAILEAENGLKVSIASVISEGVFRLQSKEYQNSIIPKSKPLFGLTAGLPVNLEGLVGDNGKVFGLDHFGYSAPATILDDKFGFTGEKVSQQVLEYLKTV from the coding sequence ATGAATACAAAAATTGACCAACAATCGGCTGACAATATAAGAGCGTTAGCAGTTGCAATGGTAGAAAAAGCAAACTCAGGGCATCCTGGAGGACCAATGGGAGGTGCAGATTTTATGCACATCTTATATTCAGAATTCTTTAACTTCGATCCATCTGATATGACTTGGGCATTCAGAGATCGTTTTTTTATGGATGCTGGTCATTTATCAACTTTAATGTATGCGCAATATTATCTTTTAGGAAATTACGAAAAAGAAGATGTTGCTAATTTCAGACAATGGGGTTCTATCACACCTGGACATCCAGAAGTAGATGTTGCAAGAGGAATAGAAAATACATCTGGACCCTTAGGTCAAGGTCATACCATGGGAGTTGGTGCAGCAATTGCTGCAAAATTCTTAAAATCTCGTTTTGGAGGTTGGATGGATCATAAGATCTATGGTTTTATTTCAGATGGAGGAGTTCAAGAAGAAATTTCTCAAGGAGCAGGAAGAATTGCAGGTCATTTAGGATTGAACAATTTTATTATGTTTTACGATTCGAATGACATCCAATTATCTACGCCAACTGATGAAGTTACTTCTGAAGATACAGAAATGAAGTACAAAGCTTGGGGTTGGAAAGTGGTCACTATTGATGGACATAATCATGATGAAATAAGAAAAGCATTAAAAGATGCGAATAACGAAACTGAAAAACCAACCTTAATTATTGGTAAAACCATTATGGGGAAAGGATGTGTAACATCCGAAGGAAAAACTTTTGAAGGTGAATGTGAATTACACGGACAACCAATTGGAGCATCAGGAGCAGATTATACAAAAACCTTATTAAATTTAGGAGCAAATCCAGAAAGTCCTTTTGATATTTATGAAGATGTAAGTGAATTTTATCAGAATTTATTACAAAGAAAAATAGTAGAAGCAAGAGACAAAAAAGTTAATATTTCTATTTGGAGAGATGCTTATCCGGATAAAGCTAAAAAATTAGATTTCTTTTTATCAGGTGAATTACCAGAGTTAGATTTTGAAGGAATTGAACATAAATCTGGCTTAGCGTCAAGAGCAGCTTCATCCGGAGTATTGGCATATTTAGCTGAGAATGTAGAAAACATGATTGTTTCTTCTGCGGATTTATCAAATTCTGATAAAACAGATGGATTCTTAAAGAAAACACACGCACTTAAAAAAGGAGATTTTAGCGGATCATTTTTACAAGCAGGAGTTGCAGAATTAACAATGTCTTGTATTGCAAATGGTATTGCTTTACATGGTGGAATTATTCCTGTAGTTGCTACGTTTTTCGTGTTTTCAGATTATATGAAACCAGCGATTCGTTTAAGTGGAATTCAAGAATTAGGTGTAAAATATGTTTGGACACATGATGCTTTTAGAGTTGGAGAAGATGGGCCAACACATCAACCTGTAGAACAAGAAGCGCAAATTCGTTTGTTAGAGAAATTAAAAAACCATAGTGGAAATCCAAGTTTCTTGGCATTACGACCTGCAGATTCAGCAGAAACAAGTGTGGCTTGGAAAATGGCTTTAGAAAATAAAAATACACCAACAGGATTAATTCTTTCTAGACAAGGAATTAAAGATTTACCCACAAAAGGAGCATCATCAAGATATCAAGAAGCTTTAGCTGCTGAAAAAGGAGGTTATTTAGTAAAAGAAGTAGAAAATCCTGATGTAGTATTAGTTGCAAATGGATCTGAAGTAGCAACTTTAGTTGAAGCCGCAGCAATTTTAGAAGCAGAAAACGGATTAAAAGTAAGTATTGCTTCTGTAATTTCTGAAGGAGTATTTAGATTACAATCTAAAGAATATCAAAATAGTATTATTCCTAAAAGCAAGCCTTTATTTGGATTGACAGCAGGTTTACCCGTAAACTTAGAAGGTTTAGTTGGTGACAATGGTAAAGTATTTGGATTAGACCATTTTGGTTATTCAGCACCAGCAACAATCTTAGATGATAAATTTGGTTTTACAGGAGAAAAAGTAAGCCAACAAGTATTAGAATATTTAAAAACAGTATAA
- a CDS encoding DUF5060 domain-containing protein, with translation MSINKRSIILYSLLLIFNLTLFSQGKIEGSLEKWNKITISFNHKEFSENDEDNPFLNYRLNVTFKNGDEEITIPGFFAADGNAAETSVKKGKVWQVRFMPNKIGKWTYKVSFKKGNEIAINDDDKAGESVGFDNESGSFLINESKNRTDGRLVYKDKRYLYYSESNKPFLKGGTDSPENFLGYYEFDETPATHKYQPHFKDWKEGNPTWKNGKGKNIIGALNYLASKGMNSVYFLTMNVQGDGKDVWPWITKNDRTRFDTSKLDQWEIVFDHMDNLGLMLHIVTQETENELLLDIGELKTQRKLYYRELIARFAHHLAITWNLGEENGPVHWSPKGQSDKDRKAMAKYIKTHDPYHNFVALHTHSIPKEQDLYLEPLLGYEFLDGPSMQTASPNLIHNITKKWIAESQLTGKNWVVSQDEIGPADAGAKPDADDPNHDHIRQKVLWGNLMAGGAGVEWYFGYKFAHNDLNCEDWRSRENVWNQTKYALDFFNNYLSFDKMQSADDLTDNPHDYVFAETDKTYAIYLPKVKETKINLFGSKNKYTVKWYNPRTGGKLVNGSIKKITGGSEKSIGFPPNKDKDWVALIKSTKKEKESPKGNEQKIISLNAIQDFDLLKKEGLSYYKDYPNNVLAINASEKNNRNKFATAIAKFKGTTGVYNLTFVTTAENDGESSYVIKINGTALDTIKNPRVSESFKNVRHQIDNIYLSKNDIVEVTSKAVTNGLIPEGNETAWSRGRWSSITFTPKNYSLLKTLADTKPFEEKDGMLEIEAENYHYKNNNSTKRNWVVRSLNDKISIALSKGNYSNSANKNSYVEALPDTRVTHDDELILGENFFPITGTGGVISYKIKINNPGKYYIWVNALSTGTEDNGVHVGFNENWQESGARIQWCDGKNKWTWSSAQRMPDNHCGTEKTIHLNFDKSGEYVLSFSMREDGFKMDRFILTKNSNFSPN, from the coding sequence ATGTCAATTAATAAAAGAAGTATTATTCTCTATTCATTGTTACTTATTTTTAATTTAACTCTATTTTCTCAAGGTAAAATTGAGGGGAGTTTAGAAAAATGGAACAAAATAACAATTAGTTTTAATCACAAAGAATTTAGTGAAAATGATGAAGATAATCCGTTCTTAAATTATAGACTAAATGTAACTTTTAAAAATGGGGATGAAGAAATAACGATTCCTGGTTTTTTTGCTGCTGATGGAAATGCTGCAGAAACAAGCGTAAAAAAAGGAAAAGTTTGGCAAGTACGTTTTATGCCAAATAAGATCGGTAAATGGACATATAAAGTTTCTTTTAAAAAAGGAAATGAAATTGCTATAAATGATGATGATAAAGCAGGAGAATCTGTTGGTTTTGATAACGAAAGTGGCAGTTTTTTAATCAATGAAAGTAAAAATAGAACTGATGGAAGATTAGTTTATAAAGATAAACGTTACTTATATTATTCAGAATCTAACAAACCATTTTTAAAAGGAGGAACTGACAGTCCAGAAAACTTTTTGGGATATTATGAGTTTGATGAAACACCAGCAACTCATAAATATCAACCGCATTTTAAAGATTGGAAAGAAGGAAACCCAACTTGGAAAAACGGAAAGGGGAAAAACATTATTGGAGCACTAAATTATTTAGCTTCTAAAGGAATGAATTCTGTCTATTTCTTAACAATGAATGTACAAGGAGATGGAAAAGATGTTTGGCCTTGGATAACTAAAAATGACCGAACTCGTTTTGATACAAGTAAATTAGATCAATGGGAAATTGTCTTTGATCATATGGATAATTTAGGTTTGATGTTGCATATTGTTACTCAAGAAACTGAAAATGAATTACTGTTAGATATTGGCGAATTAAAAACGCAACGTAAATTATACTACAGAGAATTAATTGCAAGATTTGCACATCACTTAGCAATTACTTGGAATTTAGGAGAAGAAAATGGACCGGTTCATTGGTCTCCAAAAGGGCAAAGTGATAAAGATAGAAAAGCGATGGCTAAGTATATTAAAACACATGATCCGTACCATAATTTTGTTGCTTTGCACACACATTCTATACCTAAAGAACAAGATTTGTATTTAGAACCTTTGTTAGGTTATGAGTTTTTAGATGGTCCTTCTATGCAAACAGCTAGTCCCAATTTAATTCATAATATTACAAAAAAATGGATTGCTGAATCTCAATTAACAGGGAAGAATTGGGTTGTTTCTCAAGATGAAATAGGACCTGCAGATGCTGGAGCAAAACCAGATGCAGATGACCCCAATCACGATCATATAAGACAGAAAGTTTTATGGGGGAATTTAATGGCTGGTGGAGCAGGAGTAGAATGGTATTTTGGATATAAATTTGCTCATAATGATTTAAATTGTGAAGATTGGAGATCTAGAGAAAACGTTTGGAATCAAACAAAATATGCATTAGACTTTTTTAATAATTACTTATCTTTTGATAAAATGCAGTCTGCAGATGATTTAACAGATAATCCACATGATTATGTTTTTGCAGAAACTGATAAAACCTATGCTATTTATTTACCAAAAGTAAAAGAGACTAAAATCAATTTATTTGGTTCAAAAAATAAATACACTGTTAAATGGTATAACCCAAGAACTGGAGGGAAACTGGTAAATGGATCTATTAAAAAAATTACTGGTGGAAGTGAAAAATCAATTGGTTTTCCGCCAAATAAAGATAAAGATTGGGTTGCTCTTATTAAATCAACCAAAAAGGAAAAAGAAAGTCCGAAAGGAAATGAGCAAAAAATCATCAGTTTAAATGCAATTCAAGATTTCGATTTATTAAAAAAAGAGGGCTTGTCTTATTACAAAGATTACCCTAACAATGTATTAGCAATTAATGCATCAGAAAAAAACAATAGAAACAAATTTGCAACTGCAATAGCTAAATTTAAAGGAACTACAGGAGTTTATAATTTGACTTTTGTAACTACCGCAGAAAATGATGGAGAATCATCTTATGTAATTAAAATTAATGGTACTGCTTTAGATACGATTAAAAACCCTAGAGTTTCTGAGTCTTTTAAAAATGTTCGTCATCAAATAGATAACATTTATTTAAGTAAAAATGATATCGTAGAAGTAACTTCTAAAGCGGTTACAAATGGTTTAATTCCTGAAGGAAATGAAACGGCATGGTCCAGAGGAAGATGGAGTTCTATCACTTTTACTCCTAAAAATTATTCGTTGCTAAAAACTTTAGCAGACACAAAACCTTTTGAAGAAAAAGACGGAATGTTAGAAATTGAGGCAGAAAACTATCATTATAAAAATAACAATAGCACAAAAAGAAATTGGGTTGTAAGATCTTTAAATGATAAAATAAGTATAGCTTTATCTAAAGGAAATTATAGCAATTCTGCCAATAAAAATAGTTATGTTGAGGCTTTACCGGACACTAGAGTTACTCATGATGATGAACTTATTTTGGGCGAAAACTTCTTTCCAATTACTGGTACAGGAGGTGTTATATCATATAAAATAAAAATAAATAACCCTGGAAAATATTATATTTGGGTAAATGCACTTTCTACAGGTACAGAAGATAATGGCGTACATGTTGGTTTTAATGAAAATTGGCAAGAAAGTGGTGCAAGAATACAATGGTGTGATGGTAAAAATAAATGGACTTGGTCTTCTGCACAAAGAATGCCAGATAACCATTGTGGTACAGAAAAAACAATTCATTTAAACTTTGATAAATCAGGAGAATACGTGCTGTCTTTTTCTATGAGAGAAGATGGTTTTAAAATGGATCGTTTTATTCTAACAAAAAATAGTAATTTTAGTCCTAATTAA
- a CDS encoding xylulokinase, giving the protein MYYLGLDIGSSSIKAALVEVETGKSLGVVQEPEEEMGMFAQKNGWAEQKPNDWWLHICNAITKLKKEYNISRTQIKGIGISYQMHGLVLVDKKGEPLRKSIIWCDSRAVETGNKAFNEIGEEKCASHLLNSPANFTASKLKWVQENEPDIYSQIHKFMLPGDYIAYKFSNKINTTISGLSEGIFWDFKNDSVADFLLEYYGINKDLVPDIVDTFSVQSLVDEKGEEECGLAAGTPIFYRAGDQPNNALSLNVFNPGEVAATGGTSGVVYAVTDSLSAKESSRVNNFAHVNYQKGAAARIGKLLCINGAGIQYRWLLNNLAVSSYEEMNNLASEIPVGSDGVCLIPFGNGAERMLNNKEIGTRIVNMNLNNHHKGHMCRAALEGIAFSFVYGMEILKSDGIKPSVIRAGNDNLFRSEIFANTVATLIEQEIEIYNTTGAIGAARAANLHKGDFETFGKVIMDNDHVMTFMPFKDKKPYLEAYNNWKNELELILNK; this is encoded by the coding sequence TTGTACTATTTAGGATTAGATATTGGAAGTTCTTCTATAAAAGCAGCTTTGGTAGAAGTAGAAACAGGTAAGAGTTTAGGAGTTGTACAAGAGCCCGAAGAAGAAATGGGCATGTTCGCTCAAAAAAACGGATGGGCAGAACAAAAACCAAACGATTGGTGGCTGCATATTTGCAACGCAATTACTAAATTAAAAAAAGAGTATAATATAAGTAGAACTCAAATAAAAGGTATTGGTATTTCGTATCAAATGCATGGTTTGGTTTTAGTTGACAAAAAAGGAGAACCACTTCGTAAAAGTATCATTTGGTGCGATAGTAGAGCGGTAGAAACAGGGAATAAAGCATTTAATGAAATTGGTGAAGAAAAATGTGCTTCACATTTATTAAACTCTCCAGCTAATTTTACAGCATCAAAATTAAAATGGGTACAAGAAAATGAACCAGATATCTACAGTCAGATTCATAAATTCATGTTACCTGGAGATTATATTGCTTATAAATTTTCAAATAAAATAAACACAACTATTTCAGGATTATCAGAAGGCATCTTTTGGGATTTCAAAAACGATTCAGTTGCAGACTTTTTATTAGAATATTATGGAATTAACAAAGATTTAGTTCCAGATATTGTAGACACTTTCAGTGTTCAGTCTTTAGTCGATGAAAAAGGTGAAGAAGAATGTGGGCTTGCTGCAGGAACGCCAATTTTTTACAGAGCAGGAGATCAACCAAATAATGCACTATCATTAAACGTATTCAATCCAGGAGAAGTTGCTGCAACAGGCGGAACATCAGGAGTTGTATACGCTGTTACAGACAGTTTATCAGCCAAAGAAAGTTCGCGAGTTAACAATTTTGCACATGTAAATTATCAAAAAGGAGCAGCGGCAAGAATAGGTAAATTGTTATGTATCAATGGAGCAGGAATCCAATATCGTTGGTTACTAAATAATTTAGCAGTCAGTTCTTACGAAGAGATGAATAATTTAGCATCAGAAATTCCTGTAGGTTCAGATGGAGTTTGCTTAATTCCTTTTGGTAACGGAGCAGAGCGTATGCTAAATAACAAGGAAATAGGAACACGAATTGTAAACATGAACCTTAATAATCACCATAAAGGACACATGTGTAGAGCAGCTTTAGAAGGTATCGCTTTCTCATTTGTGTACGGAATGGAAATCTTAAAATCCGACGGAATTAAACCAAGCGTTATAAGAGCAGGAAATGACAATTTATTCCGTTCAGAAATCTTTGCAAACACAGTCGCGACTTTAATAGAGCAAGAAATTGAAATTTACAATACAACAGGTGCCATTGGAGCAGCAAGAGCAGCAAATCTGCACAAAGGCGATTTCGAAACTTTTGGAAAAGTAATTATGGACAATGATCACGTAATGACATTTATGCCTTTTAAAGACAAGAAGCCATATTTAGAGGCCTATAATAACTGGAAAAACGAATTAGAGCTCATCTTAAATAAATAA
- the xylA gene encoding xylose isomerase, which produces MANKEYFKGINKIQFEGKESDNPMAYKYYNPDQVVAGKTMREHFRFAIAYWHTFCGQGGDPFGPGTQSFAWDKASDPIQAAKDKADAAFEFINKMGFDYFCFHDYDLVQEGATFAESERRLDTITDYIKGKQAETGVKLLWGTANCFSNPRYMNGASTNPDFDVVARAGGQVKLAIDATIKLGGENYVFWGGREGYMSLLNTDMGRELDHMGQFLTMARDYARAQGFKGTFFIEPKPMEPMKHQYDFDSATAIGFLKEYGLDKDFKMNIEVNHATLAQHTMQHEMAVAAKAGMLGSIDANRGDYQNGWDTDQFPNNIQETTEAMLVFLEAGGLQGGGVNFDAKIRRNSTDMEDVFHAHIGGADTFARALLTADKIMTSSAYNSLREQRYSSFDAGKGKDFEGGKLELSDLYKIAQENGELTLQSGKQELFENIINQHI; this is translated from the coding sequence ATGGCAAATAAAGAATATTTTAAAGGAATCAACAAAATACAATTCGAAGGAAAAGAGTCAGACAACCCAATGGCTTATAAATATTATAATCCAGACCAAGTAGTTGCAGGAAAAACAATGCGTGAGCATTTTAGATTTGCAATAGCTTATTGGCATACATTCTGTGGACAAGGAGGAGATCCTTTTGGACCAGGAACACAAAGTTTTGCATGGGATAAAGCATCAGATCCAATTCAAGCAGCAAAAGACAAAGCAGATGCAGCATTCGAATTCATTAACAAAATGGGATTTGACTATTTCTGTTTTCACGATTATGATTTAGTTCAAGAAGGAGCAACATTCGCAGAATCTGAAAGAAGATTAGATACCATTACAGATTACATCAAAGGGAAACAAGCAGAAACTGGCGTAAAATTATTATGGGGAACAGCAAACTGTTTTTCAAATCCACGTTATATGAATGGAGCTTCTACAAATCCAGATTTTGATGTAGTTGCAAGAGCTGGTGGTCAAGTTAAATTGGCTATTGACGCAACTATTAAGTTAGGAGGAGAGAATTATGTTTTTTGGGGAGGAAGAGAAGGTTACATGTCTTTATTAAATACAGATATGGGACGTGAATTAGATCATATGGGGCAGTTCTTAACCATGGCAAGAGATTATGCAAGAGCACAAGGTTTTAAAGGAACTTTCTTTATAGAGCCAAAACCAATGGAGCCGATGAAACATCAATACGATTTTGATTCAGCTACTGCAATCGGATTCTTAAAAGAATACGGTTTAGACAAAGATTTCAAAATGAATATTGAAGTAAACCACGCAACTTTAGCGCAACATACAATGCAACACGAAATGGCTGTTGCTGCCAAAGCAGGAATGTTAGGAAGTATTGATGCAAACAGAGGAGATTACCAAAATGGTTGGGATACAGACCAATTTCCAAACAACATTCAAGAAACTACAGAAGCAATGTTAGTCTTTTTAGAAGCTGGAGGTTTACAAGGAGGTGGCGTTAATTTTGATGCAAAAATTAGAAGAAATTCAACTGATATGGAAGATGTTTTTCACGCGCATATTGGTGGAGCAGATACGTTTGCAAGAGCATTATTGACTGCAGATAAAATTATGACTTCTTCTGCTTACAATTCATTAAGAGAACAAAGATATAGTTCTTTTGACGCAGGAAAAGGAAAAGATTTTGAAGGAGGGAAATTAGAACTTTCAGACTTGTATAAAATCGCTCAAGAAAATGGAGAATTAACACTTCAGAGTGGTAAACAAGAATTATTTGAAAACATAATCAATCAGCATATCTAA
- the fsa gene encoding fructose-6-phosphate aldolase — MKFFIDTANLNDIAEAEALGVLDGVTTNPSLMAKEGITGAENILNHYKKICDIVEGDVSAEVIATDYDGMIKQGEELAALHPQIVVKLPMIADGVKACKYFSDKGIKTNVTLIFSAGQALLAAKAGATYVSPFLGRLDDISTDGLNLISEMRLIYDNYGFKSKILAASVRNTMHVINCAKLGSDVMTGPLSSITGLLNHPLTDSGLAKFLEDYKKGN; from the coding sequence ATGAAATTTTTTATAGACACAGCAAATCTGAATGATATTGCAGAAGCAGAAGCTTTAGGGGTTTTAGATGGCGTAACAACAAATCCATCTTTAATGGCAAAAGAAGGAATTACAGGTGCTGAAAATATCTTAAATCATTACAAAAAGATTTGTGATATTGTAGAAGGAGATGTTTCTGCAGAAGTAATTGCTACAGATTATGATGGAATGATCAAACAAGGAGAAGAGTTAGCTGCTTTGCACCCACAAATTGTAGTGAAATTACCTATGATTGCAGATGGCGTAAAAGCGTGTAAATATTTTTCTGATAAAGGAATTAAAACGAATGTAACGTTAATATTTTCAGCTGGTCAAGCATTATTGGCTGCAAAAGCAGGAGCAACGTATGTTTCTCCGTTTTTAGGAAGATTAGACGATATTTCTACGGATGGTTTAAATCTAATTTCAGAAATGAGATTAATTTATGATAATTATGGATTTAAATCTAAAATTTTAGCAGCATCTGTAAGAAATACAATGCACGTTATTAATTGTGCTAAATTAGGATCTGATGTAATGACAGGGCCTTTATCATCAATTACAGGTTTATTAAATCACCCATTAACAGATAGTGGTTTAGCAAAATTTTTAGAAGATTACAAGAAAGGAAATTAG